The nucleotide window TATTACGATAAAAATTCAAAACTATGAACAAAATGATTTTGAAGGTATGCCTTAAAACCCTAGACTACTTTCACCCGTTACCCTTTTAGCCAACACTTTATCGACacatttgacccgtttaagaTCAACACAATCCAAATGTAAACGGGTCGAACTTGCAACCTCTAGTTGATCACCATATActataacatataaaaaaacaataCCTGGTTATACTTGGCCAATCGCTCACTTCGGCAAGGAGCGCCCGTCTTAATCTAAgagttgaaaaaaaaatataatgtttAATATAAATAACACTGAAAAAAATAATGATGATGTAGAGAAAAGATGAAATTAAATGACACCTGTCCGCTAGCCAAGCCAACAGAAAGATCTGCAATGAAGTTATCCTCTGTTTCACCACTACGGTGGCTAACCATCACACCCCATCCTGCAGCTTTTGAGTCAAGAGCTGCTTGGATAGATTCAGTTACCGTACCTATCTGGTTAACCtgaaataatttaaattaaaGGCGTCATTAATTAAAACAAATTGACTTTACGCAACATATTGAAAACTGATGAAGCTATCAAGatcagagttttttttttttttttatgtgacAATAATATATAATTCTTGTACTTGCCTTTAATAGCAGAGCATTGCAGGCCTTTTTCTGAATACCTTCTGCAATTCTCTTCGGATTGGTGACCAACAAGTCATCCCCAACAAGTTGGATATCGACGGAAGATTGTAGTGAAGTCCACGAGGTCCAATCATCTTGGTCAAAGGGGTCTTCAATCGATACAATCGGGAAATCTCTCACAAACTCTCTATATAGATCACCAAGACTTGGAGCTGAGAGAACGTGAGCTCCATCATTTGGTTGTTTCTTGAAATTGAGATCGTATTTACCATCTTTTGTTAAGAACTCGGAAGCAGCAACATCCATTCCTATTTTAATCTGCAAAAATTCTTTTCGATCTCAACAAGTGTGACAGAAAAGATATGTAAATGGAATATGAAAACCGTTATATGTCGTTTACCTTGCCGGTGTAACCAGCCTTTTCGATTGCATCAATGAGCAACACGAGGCCTTCCCTGTTATCCTGGACATTGGGAGCAAAACCACCTTCATCACCAACATTGCATGCATCTTGTCCGTATTTTGCTTTAATGATCCCCTTCAGCGTGTGATAAACTGTAATTATAAGTCAGAAAGCTAGCACCATTAGCGATGAAGCATAATAAAAGTGATCCATCGGTCCATCCATAAGTTAATAGTTTAAAACTGCAGCCTCTAACCATGATGCATAAAGTAATGAACTGAAATGACGATTAATCCTAAAAGATTCATTGGAGAATATGCTAACCTTCACTACCCATACGTAGAGCCTCAGCGAATGAAGTTGCGCCAACTGGCAATATCATGAATTCTTGCATGGCTAGATTATTGCCAGCATGGCTACCTCCGTTAATCACATTGAATGCTGGAACTGGCATAACAAGCTCTTTTGTTCCTGATATCTCTTGAATGTGTTTGTACAACGGTATGCTTTTTGCTCCTGCACCAGCTCTGCATGCACTGAGGGATACTCCAAGTATTGCATTAGCTCCGAGTTTAGACTTGTTTGGAGTTCCGTCAATCTCTAGCATGATGCCATCAAATTCAGCTTGATTCCTTGATGTGAAAGAAAAGAATCAAATTATCATTCTATTACAAGCTATTCTAGTCATTTCATTTGCTTGCTAATTTCTCTATTAGGCGTGTAAACGAACACGAAAGGGTCTTGTTCGTATTCATTCTTTTAGATTTAACAGAACAAATGAACGGACACCAACACTTCAAAGAAGTGGTTTTCTAAACCAACATATACAAACG belongs to Helianthus annuus cultivar XRQ/B chromosome 5, HanXRQr2.0-SUNRISE, whole genome shotgun sequence and includes:
- the LOC110941945 gene encoding enolase 1, chloroplastic, which produces MALAPPTTTTSLSNPFLSSKPSLSSPFVNLPTVSRRSPTKFTVRNSVSVAQSPSVSAAKSSTVKSVKARQIIDSRGNPTVEVDLVTDDLYRSAVPSGASTGIYEALELRDGDKSVYGGKGVLNAVKNINEVLGPKLIGVDVRNQAEFDGIMLEIDGTPNKSKLGANAILGVSLSACRAGAGAKSIPLYKHIQEISGTKELVMPVPAFNVINGGSHAGNNLAMQEFMILPVGATSFAEALRMGSEVYHTLKGIIKAKYGQDACNVGDEGGFAPNVQDNREGLVLLIDAIEKAGYTGKIKIGMDVAASEFLTKDGKYDLNFKKQPNDGAHVLSAPSLGDLYREFVRDFPIVSIEDPFDQDDWTSWTSLQSSVDIQLVGDDLLVTNPKRIAEGIQKKACNALLLKVNQIGTVTESIQAALDSKAAGWGVMVSHRSGETEDNFIADLSVGLASGQIKTGAPCRSERLAKYNQLLRIEEELGNVRYAGEAFRSP